Proteins encoded by one window of Manis pentadactyla isolate mManPen7 chromosome X, mManPen7.hap1, whole genome shotgun sequence:
- the LOC130681876 gene encoding cilia- and flagella-associated protein 47-like has protein sequence MPEIQCDLGKHVTQTIPLVNSTHETLELQATNTNPGNFILDVNRSPLILPPSSTKEVFVHFFPSALGRTGHQASIIFHCTQFKEWKFCLSGVGLFPQPLGIERVTTYLHLHTSIVVSFQNPTQENVLVNIILTSKLFFLYIPYVIL, from the exons ATGCCAGAAATACAGTGTGACCTTGGAAA GCATGTCACTCAGACAATTCCTTTAGTTAATTCTACACATGAAACCTTAGAATTGCAAGCCACAAACACTAATCCTGGAAATTTCATCCTGGATGTTAACAGATCACCA CTGATCTTACCTCCTTCCTCCACCAAAGAGGTTTTTGTCCActtttttccttctgctcttGGAAGAACTGGTCATCAAGCTTCTATCATCTTCCACTGTACTCAG tttaaagaatggaaattctgCCTGTCTGGAGTGGGATTATTCCCCCAGCCTCTAGGTATAGAAAGAGTAACCACATACCTCCATCTCCATACATCTATCGTTGTATCTTTCCAAAACCCTACCCAGGAAAATGTCTTAGTCAATATCATACTAACAAGTAAGTTATTTTTCTTATACATTCCATATGttattttgtaa